In one Blastocatellia bacterium genomic region, the following are encoded:
- a CDS encoding VWA domain-containing protein — MSKQNLFLTLGLFLFLAFFPNKIYGQAGVLIPSDLTGNAQITNPSAKEFSAQTALSLAEMTVKVSINNQFARVKIMQIYTNNTGRILEGKYVFSIPNTAIISDFAVWDGDVRIPGVIIEKRRANEIYEEIKQQYIDPGLLESEEGESAFSTRITPIQPYSTKRMELEYTEILPVDGLKSYFSFPLRPSNYGQQLANGFRLDLDINSKYKIKDFNLRSKQYPLAFNQQSEKQIVASYEASQISFQEDFSFDYTLNVPKSELQFIAYRAPEKISPLELRDPARANLNPDGYFEASVVFSGTNKATKTVPRSVVLMLDTSLSMRWEKLEKSIEAIEYFLHNLKPEDSFNLVLFNDDINTFSKGAVSATGDNVEKAIFFIRNSYLTGGTDLMAGLKAGLAVAKELPGNERNIVLITDGNSTLTSTSLRKIKTNFDKENNKTARLYVFGIGSDTNTQVLSELVRGSNGFFTWARETEDLDFRLAAFFDKVGKPVIENIGMISIDSVDNTSNYYQVYPDIDRLSYDGSRFAFVGRYRRPMEKTGISISGQQGSDAISLNEVVKLPELDTTYGHLPRIWAKSRVDALLREIALNGETEAAINEIIALSKKYKFVTPYTAFLAAPRSLLRPRIIKPGDPILRVRTDKSIVSVVAVFPFGLSKQLTYLENEDIWETRFLAPKTMQDGSYNARLILVDNNNRVYEEEKSFVIDSRPPNLEVGLSNQTIQAGTDLIVKVKADRDTRRITARLFGSQPIAIVWNEKEKANLGRLHLPTGLPAGIYQLIVSAEDFAHNNSSTELLIEVLGQ, encoded by the coding sequence TTCATTAGCAGAAATGACTGTAAAAGTTAGTATTAATAACCAATTTGCACGAGTAAAAATCATGCAAATTTATACAAATAATACAGGACGTATTTTAGAAGGAAAATATGTTTTCTCAATTCCTAACACAGCAATTATTTCAGATTTTGCTGTTTGGGATGGAGATGTCAGGATTCCAGGAGTAATTATAGAAAAACGTCGGGCCAATGAAATTTATGAAGAAATAAAACAGCAGTATATTGACCCTGGTTTACTTGAATCTGAAGAAGGCGAGTCAGCATTTTCAACAAGAATTACTCCTATTCAACCCTATAGCACTAAGCGAATGGAGCTAGAATATACGGAAATATTGCCTGTAGATGGGTTAAAGTCTTATTTTTCTTTTCCTCTGCGGCCTTCAAATTATGGTCAACAACTTGCTAATGGGTTTCGACTAGATTTAGATATAAATAGCAAATATAAGATTAAAGATTTTAATTTACGTAGTAAACAGTATCCTTTAGCTTTTAACCAACAAAGCGAAAAACAAATAGTTGCTAGTTATGAAGCTAGCCAAATATCTTTTCAAGAAGATTTTTCCTTTGATTACACCTTAAATGTACCTAAGAGTGAACTACAATTTATTGCTTATCGCGCACCAGAAAAAATTTCTCCTTTAGAACTTCGTGACCCAGCAAGAGCAAACCTTAATCCAGATGGTTATTTTGAAGCAAGTGTAGTTTTTAGCGGTACAAACAAGGCTACAAAAACTGTACCACGATCAGTAGTTTTAATGCTAGATACTTCTTTATCAATGCGTTGGGAAAAATTAGAAAAATCCATTGAAGCAATAGAATATTTTCTACATAACCTAAAGCCTGAAGACAGCTTTAATTTAGTTCTTTTTAATGATGACATTAACACTTTTTCTAAGGGTGCAGTTTCAGCAACAGGAGATAATGTAGAAAAAGCAATTTTCTTTATCCGCAATAGTTATTTAACTGGTGGGACTGACCTAATGGCAGGCTTAAAGGCTGGTCTAGCGGTTGCAAAAGAATTACCAGGAAATGAACGTAATATTGTATTAATTACTGATGGGAATTCTACGCTAACTTCTACATCACTTCGCAAAATAAAGACTAATTTTGACAAAGAAAATAATAAAACTGCTCGTCTTTATGTTTTTGGAATAGGTAGCGATACTAACACCCAAGTTTTAAGCGAGCTAGTTCGGGGTAGCAATGGATTTTTTACTTGGGCGCGTGAAACCGAAGATCTTGATTTTAGGTTAGCAGCATTTTTTGACAAAGTTGGAAAACCTGTAATAGAAAATATTGGAATGATTTCTATTGATTCCGTAGATAATACTAGCAATTACTATCAAGTTTATCCAGACATTGACCGGCTTTCTTATGATGGCTCAAGGTTTGCGTTTGTTGGGCGTTATCGTCGGCCAATGGAAAAAACAGGTATTAGCATTTCTGGTCAACAAGGAAGCGATGCTATCAGCTTAAACGAAGTTGTAAAGTTACCTGAGCTAGATACAACTTACGGACATTTGCCTAGAATTTGGGCTAAATCTCGTGTTGATGCACTGCTACGTGAAATTGCCTTGAATGGTGAAACTGAAGCAGCAATAAATGAAATTATTGCTCTATCTAAAAAATATAAATTTGTTACACCTTATACAGCATTTTTAGCCGCACCACGTTCTTTGCTACGTCCACGTATTATTAAGCCTGGAGATCCTATCTTAAGAGTTCGTACCGATAAATCAATTGTTTCTGTAGTTGCAGTTTTTCCTTTTGGATTAAGTAAACAATTAACTTATTTAGAAAATGAAGATATTTGGGAAACTCGCTTTTTAGCTCCAAAGACAATGCAGGATGGTAGTTATAACGCTAGATTGATTTTAGTTGATAACAATAATCGTGTTTATGAAGAGGAAAAGAGTTTTGTTATTGATAGTAGACCTCCTAACCTAGAAGTTGGACTAAGTAATCAAACTATTCAAGCTGGAACAGATTTAATTGTAAAAGTAAAAGCTGACCGAGATACTCGCCGAATTACTGCACGTTTATTTGGTTCACAGCCTATTGCAATTGTTTGGAATGAAAAAGAAAAGGCTAATCTAGGGCGATTGCATCTTCCAACAGGGCTACCTGCTGGAATATATCAGCTAATTGTTAGTGCAGAAGACTTTGCACACAATAACAGTAGCACAGAACTTTTAATTGAAGTGTTAGGACAATAG
- a CDS encoding tetratricopeptide repeat protein has product MKRKVTLLSVIFTVLIISTLSPQADTTQQKRPPQKGGLEKVAPGQKLSDKAPKTVLDKKPAETSKGNRILPAVAANPNLASQADLDNALYTSEEFFGTTSRLIRAFPDAKKQVENLIAKYPKDPRLQLVASSLSERLEQFDQADKHIKQFVELSNNSAPALRRQANFYHNRALFQQQVEVLQQLASNLRLEEREPVYREIISVVKNHALKTFSVEAAYKELLETDKQNVGLVKSYLEELTLKRKYSEAINVLDTYQGRYPEELRYFLQTRASVYEKQGDRTKAEDVYKQAFDPLWSTEIATDFYELLRKFGRYRNYRRTLQTQTNNNASFDSVSRLFNIYLYENNNPLAFNLVKSYEKKRGEQANWKNSELETLAGLYISIGQYDEASKYLYTLYLSEGLKQGSSEREKYLYRLFKVLMDASSQPVRLSSGDLSLYRDIATVDQNPGLLNGVLSLILSNSNLGYEFQQKESSAGSYFNRAFAYQIFNSFQQEYAKSDKLPLMYQDLMAMFGGFGEHKLVIELGKQFQAKFSNAPNYNEVTLKIADAHVSLGQRNVERTLLIQLLDKIAAKNANRVLLQSSRTVSSPDPEIENVVEEVVQDIQFFSDTYNPVWMSRDNGNENYNTNYNTYSNDGGVSYSAVLERIVSSFGTEGKKQETLKFFSDELKKHPKEEGLYERMLVWLESAKLFNEQFKVYTAAIDNFQDNSWYHKLARWYIRNKKRDEFQKYSKEVVEVFDQDDIKEYLERFAAMQYSNITDVNYDSNLYFQLYSYALKRFPHNVNFVNGLLRFYAAQKNWAEWERLSFEYYACDTTIKENLLRYLASNKKLTAKYKEAQQKATSSLSYQMFTADAAIKLSHFDEALETYKLLVANYPGETQYSIRLADLARSFSYQDEKFAEESAKVYMQLARIYPTNHEYKTKAGEVLADTSNFADARQIWDTILTNELGVANTYLEVASIYWDYYQYDDAIRVIQDYRANSNDKTALAYKLGAIYEGKNDWKQAINEYVSVLSEVGPGRDVVIKRLVQLTPRRDFAQVIARSYQQQSSSSPDNWLLALGFSEYLRSSGQETQADNLLRDQVAQRKDLEFLETARDIFHREGLSADEESTILRLSQLARDEREAMKYRLQLGAFYEQKRNLDKASAIFDQLLAEYPSNLGVIQEASQYYSRSGLVDKSIALYKQTINRAQGDYRRQFTLQLANRLEKANKLAEAEEVLRAWYKDNPLDNEFFRNLVSLLGKSNKQDDLVELYKAALKQPATSGLEGDEAKFYVINVRLAMIETLAKLNRHSEVVDQYIEVINRQFDNSAVIDAAFRYAQANNQLERFTKYYEDLSKKSNKDYRWNLVLSSIYGANGDVTKQIDQYKFALVNEPQRLDLRTTLAELYTREQRYDEAVTALKRNFDIDGNNPEWLTKIAIVQIQAGKPDAAVATLRDGLSRNPKVTASLLFGAGKLLADRGYTKQAFDFYKDAIALVRSKPTQEYVGTEQVSDYGLALLKNTSPVATYKELKDLENMLRAIPGEEDGNNNAANSKYAVESFLRDRFGSQILAITSPKAFRLS; this is encoded by the coding sequence ATGAAGCGCAAAGTTACTTTACTATCAGTTATTTTTACAGTGTTAATAATTTCTACCTTGTCCCCACAAGCTGACACTACACAACAAAAACGCCCACCTCAAAAGGGGGGCTTAGAGAAAGTTGCACCAGGACAAAAGCTTTCTGATAAAGCACCTAAAACCGTTTTAGATAAAAAGCCTGCGGAAACTTCTAAAGGCAATAGAATTTTGCCTGCGGTTGCTGCTAATCCAAATTTAGCTTCCCAAGCGGACTTAGACAACGCGCTTTACACTTCAGAAGAATTTTTTGGTACAACTAGTCGTTTAATTCGCGCTTTTCCTGATGCTAAAAAACAAGTTGAAAATTTAATTGCTAAATATCCAAAAGATCCACGCTTGCAACTAGTTGCATCATCTTTGTCTGAGCGTTTAGAGCAGTTTGACCAGGCTGATAAACATATAAAACAATTTGTAGAATTAAGTAATAATTCTGCTCCTGCACTTCGTCGACAAGCTAACTTTTACCATAACCGCGCACTTTTTCAGCAACAAGTTGAAGTCCTACAACAACTTGCTTCTAATCTACGACTAGAAGAACGTGAACCAGTTTATAGAGAAATTATTTCTGTTGTTAAAAATCATGCTCTAAAAACTTTTTCTGTTGAAGCTGCTTATAAAGAACTGCTAGAGACTGATAAACAAAATGTAGGGCTGGTTAAAAGCTATTTAGAAGAGCTAACACTAAAAAGAAAATACTCTGAAGCCATCAATGTTTTAGACACCTACCAAGGAAGATATCCAGAAGAGCTACGTTATTTTCTGCAAACCCGTGCATCAGTTTATGAAAAACAAGGTGATAGAACCAAGGCAGAAGACGTTTATAAACAAGCATTTGACCCGCTTTGGTCAACTGAAATTGCTACAGACTTTTATGAGTTATTAAGAAAATTTGGCCGCTATCGTAATTATCGCCGTACTTTGCAAACACAAACTAATAACAATGCTAGTTTTGATAGTGTCTCAAGGCTTTTTAACATATATCTTTATGAAAACAATAACCCTCTAGCTTTTAACCTAGTAAAAAGCTATGAGAAAAAACGCGGTGAACAAGCTAATTGGAAAAACTCAGAGCTAGAAACTTTAGCTGGTCTATATATTTCTATTGGTCAATATGATGAGGCTTCTAAATATCTTTATACTCTTTATCTTTCTGAAGGCTTAAAACAGGGCAGTAGCGAACGAGAAAAATATCTTTACCGATTGTTTAAGGTGCTGATGGATGCTAGCTCTCAACCTGTTCGATTAAGTAGCGGCGACTTATCTTTATACCGTGATATTGCTACTGTAGATCAAAACCCAGGACTACTTAATGGTGTACTCTCCTTAATCCTTTCTAATAGCAATCTTGGTTATGAATTTCAGCAAAAAGAAAGTAGCGCAGGCTCTTATTTTAACCGTGCTTTTGCTTACCAAATTTTTAATAGCTTTCAACAAGAATATGCTAAGTCTGATAAATTGCCTTTGATGTACCAAGATTTAATGGCAATGTTTGGCGGGTTTGGTGAACATAAATTAGTAATTGAATTAGGTAAACAGTTTCAAGCAAAATTTTCTAATGCACCAAATTATAATGAAGTCACCTTAAAAATAGCTGATGCCCATGTGTCACTTGGACAAAGAAATGTTGAAAGGACTTTGCTAATTCAGCTATTAGATAAAATTGCTGCTAAAAATGCTAATCGTGTATTGCTGCAATCTTCTCGTACTGTATCAAGTCCTGACCCAGAAATTGAAAATGTAGTTGAAGAAGTTGTCCAAGATATTCAATTTTTTAGCGACACTTATAACCCTGTTTGGATGAGCCGCGACAATGGCAACGAAAACTACAACACTAATTACAATACTTACTCTAATGATGGAGGAGTAAGTTATTCTGCTGTATTAGAAAGAATTGTTTCAAGTTTTGGTACAGAAGGCAAAAAACAAGAAACCTTAAAGTTTTTTTCTGATGAGTTAAAAAAACATCCTAAAGAAGAAGGTCTTTATGAACGGATGTTAGTTTGGCTTGAATCTGCTAAGTTATTCAATGAACAATTTAAGGTCTACACGGCTGCAATAGATAATTTCCAAGATAATAGCTGGTATCACAAGCTAGCGCGTTGGTATATCCGTAATAAAAAGCGCGATGAGTTCCAAAAATATTCTAAAGAAGTTGTAGAAGTTTTTGACCAAGATGATATTAAAGAATATTTAGAACGGTTTGCTGCTATGCAATATAGCAATATTACAGATGTAAATTATGATTCAAACCTCTATTTCCAACTCTACAGCTATGCCTTAAAACGCTTTCCACATAATGTTAATTTTGTTAATGGTTTATTGCGTTTTTATGCTGCACAAAAGAATTGGGCTGAGTGGGAACGTTTATCTTTTGAATATTATGCTTGTGATACAACTATTAAAGAAAATCTCTTACGCTATTTAGCTAGCAATAAAAAGCTAACAGCTAAGTATAAAGAAGCCCAACAAAAGGCTACTAGCTCACTTTCTTATCAAATGTTTACAGCAGATGCAGCCATCAAGCTTTCTCATTTTGATGAAGCTTTAGAGACTTATAAATTGCTAGTTGCAAACTACCCAGGTGAAACCCAATATTCCATTAGACTAGCAGATTTGGCACGTTCTTTTAGCTACCAGGATGAAAAATTTGCTGAAGAGTCAGCTAAAGTTTATATGCAGCTTGCTCGGATTTATCCAACCAACCACGAATATAAAACTAAAGCAGGAGAAGTTTTAGCCGATACTAGCAATTTTGCTGATGCTAGACAAATTTGGGATACAATCCTAACTAATGAATTAGGTGTTGCAAATACTTATTTAGAAGTTGCTAGTATTTACTGGGACTATTACCAGTATGATGATGCAATACGAGTAATTCAAGATTACCGGGCTAACAGCAATGACAAGACAGCTTTAGCTTATAAACTTGGTGCAATTTATGAAGGTAAAAATGATTGGAAACAAGCAATAAATGAATATGTTAGCGTGTTGTCTGAAGTGGGCCCGGGTCGGGATGTTGTAATTAAACGTTTAGTCCAACTTACACCACGCCGAGATTTTGCCCAAGTTATAGCACGAAGCTATCAACAACAATCAAGCTCTAGTCCTGATAATTGGTTGCTAGCATTAGGTTTTAGTGAATATTTAAGATCATCTGGACAGGAAACCCAAGCAGATAATTTACTGCGCGATCAAGTTGCACAACGTAAAGATTTAGAATTTCTAGAAACTGCACGAGATATTTTTCATCGAGAAGGCTTATCAGCAGATGAGGAAAGCACTATTTTACGTTTATCACAACTAGCACGAGATGAGCGCGAAGCAATGAAATATCGCTTACAGCTAGGTGCTTTTTATGAGCAAAAACGCAATTTAGACAAAGCTAGCGCGATTTTTGATCAATTATTGGCTGAATATCCTAGTAATTTAGGTGTAATCCAAGAAGCATCACAATACTATAGCCGTAGCGGTTTAGTTGATAAATCTATCGCGCTATATAAACAAACCATTAACCGCGCACAAGGTGATTATCGTCGTCAATTTACCCTGCAACTTGCTAATAGATTGGAAAAAGCAAACAAATTAGCTGAAGCAGAGGAAGTTTTACGTGCTTGGTATAAGGATAATCCTTTAGATAATGAATTTTTCCGTAATTTAGTTTCTTTGTTAGGTAAATCTAATAAACAAGATGATTTAGTCGAACTTTATAAAGCAGCATTAAAACAACCTGCAACAAGTGGTTTAGAAGGTGATGAAGCTAAATTTTATGTGATCAATGTCCGGCTAGCAATGATTGAAACTCTAGCTAAACTAAATCGTCATAGCGAAGTTGTAGACCAATATATTGAAGTAATTAACCGTCAATTTGATAATAGCGCGGTTATAGATGCAGCTTTTCGTTATGCTCAAGCTAATAATCAATTAGAGCGTTTTACTAAATACTATGAAGATCTTTCAAAGAAATCTAATAAAGATTATCGCTGGAATTTAGTTTTATCCTCGATTTATGGAGCTAATGGAGATGTAACTAAGCAAATAGACCAATATAAGTTTGCTTTAGTGAATGAACCTCAACGCTTAGACTTACGCACTACACTAGCAGAACTTTACACCCGTGAACAAAGATATGATGAAGCTGTTACAGCCTTAAAACGTAACTTTGACATAGATGGCAATAATCCAGAATGGTTAACCAAAATTGCTATTGTCCAGATCCAAGCAGGAAAACCAGATGCAGCAGTAGCAACTTTGCGGGATGGTCTATCACGTAATCCTAAAGTTACAGCTTCATTGTTGTTTGGTGCTGGAAAATTATTGGCAGATCGTGGTTATACCAAACAAGCTTTTGATTTTTATAAAGATGCTATTGCGTTAGTCAGATCTAAACCTACTCAAGAATACGTAGGTACAGAGCAAGTTTCTGATTATGGTTTAGCACTGCTAAAAAATACTAGTCCAGTAGCTACTTATAAAGAATTAAAAGACCTAGAAAATATGCTAAGGGCTATTCCTGGCGAGGAAGACGGAAATAACAATGCTGCTAACTCAAAATATGCTGTAGAAAGTTTTCTAAGAGATAGATTTGGCAGTCAAATATTAGCAATTACTTCACCAAAAGCGTTTAGACTTAGCTGA
- a CDS encoding ankyrin repeat domain-containing protein: MQVKSFLILSLVLSLNLMACKNQDPGGTTTVSTPTPTPTFKMPEVDEIKENTYERFSKATEDSEYLKLVERGEIEWVKDILSKKETNVNERDKGNRSALIIAAKEGYIDLSKVLLEAKIDVNLQDVAGNTALMHAVSRNNKELVDLLLENKADVNIVDSMGISPLMKAAGNGRNDLVEKLLTKGANAKGKAKNGWTVLQFAEPYPETIAMLKKAGAK, translated from the coding sequence ATGCAAGTAAAAAGTTTTTTGATTTTATCTTTGGTTTTATCCTTAAATTTAATGGCTTGTAAGAATCAAGATCCAGGTGGTACAACTACAGTTTCAACCCCTACACCAACCCCTACTTTTAAGATGCCTGAAGTAGATGAGATTAAAGAAAATACTTATGAAAGATTTTCTAAAGCAACTGAAGACTCAGAATACTTAAAATTAGTTGAAAGAGGTGAAATAGAGTGGGTTAAAGATATACTCTCTAAAAAAGAAACTAATGTAAATGAACGGGATAAAGGAAATCGTAGTGCTTTAATTATTGCTGCTAAAGAAGGCTATATAGATTTAAGTAAAGTGTTATTAGAAGCAAAAATAGATGTTAATCTACAAGATGTCGCTGGAAATACTGCTTTAATGCATGCTGTTAGTAGAAATAACAAAGAATTAGTAGATTTACTACTTGAAAATAAAGCAGATGTCAACATAGTTGATAGTATGGGTATTTCACCTTTGATGAAAGCGGCAGGCAATGGGCGCAATGATTTAGTAGAAAAACTACTTACTAAAGGTGCTAATGCTAAAGGTAAAGCAAAGAATGGTTGGACAGTATTGCAATTTGCTGAACCTTACCCAGAAACAATAGCAATGCTAAAAAAAGCTGGGGCTAAATAA
- a CDS encoding VWA domain-containing protein — protein sequence MKYFSGLLLLLFLLVPCALAQPTTARNHIILLDGSGSMKGHYQAGLRDWLISPLLSSGVFQTNDRVILRTFDKRGNKNFLANDPQRRYQGQFNKEAVLTSVPTSQDSNGQLTAIAEGLEIAIADIESYNWSGDTLIWLITDNVQDESGSGNDSVIPFYEKIYTDPDFRNIYFFPLVREGSPGALVMYMLDYAKKDNQLPMQDLMEGVSKAIGHRAVLFRPIQLSSLELDRSGITLETEDGATQPVELEDGGIVIPLAQGRSLAGRIKFKLRSKFKEWRIEQANVSNAKVAIEPSEALDLTAGDKLEWKLDPRTLDLGPQETSKKVYVINLASGRQISALKPAFWQSFFVEPEIKVKAKIRFEVKDPQLKLSFFDDAELAERIRRVKGLEKIEDFLLPRSIPSSARELALEIPLLIKVQQPPRPLWILLLLGIVFLGVSVGLVLLATSQTQYKLTGPDGEKILKLRLIATVPLTIAHEQAGQLTHRFGSFQVKTFTPYLVDNGLTEQRLNDYNNTFILTNSETKQIANFSLESITTQQSDKENDFNL from the coding sequence ATGAAGTATTTTTCAGGATTATTACTTTTATTATTTTTATTAGTTCCTTGTGCATTAGCACAACCAACAACTGCACGTAACCATATTATTTTATTAGATGGTTCTGGCAGTATGAAAGGGCATTATCAAGCAGGACTAAGAGATTGGCTTATTTCACCGCTTCTATCAAGTGGAGTTTTTCAAACTAATGACAGGGTAATACTACGAACTTTTGATAAACGAGGAAATAAAAATTTTCTTGCTAATGACCCACAACGCCGCTACCAAGGCCAATTTAATAAAGAAGCGGTTTTAACTTCAGTTCCTACTAGCCAAGACTCAAATGGACAACTTACCGCTATTGCAGAAGGGTTAGAAATAGCTATTGCTGATATTGAGTCTTATAACTGGTCAGGAGATACCTTAATTTGGTTAATTACAGATAATGTTCAAGATGAAAGTGGGTCGGGAAATGATTCAGTAATTCCATTTTATGAAAAAATTTATACAGATCCAGACTTTCGTAATATTTATTTTTTTCCTTTAGTTCGTGAAGGTAGCCCAGGTGCTTTGGTGATGTATATGCTGGATTATGCAAAAAAAGATAACCAATTACCAATGCAAGATTTAATGGAGGGTGTAAGTAAAGCAATTGGACATAGGGCAGTGCTATTTCGACCAATTCAGCTTTCATCTTTAGAATTAGACCGAAGTGGAATTACTTTAGAAACTGAAGACGGGGCGACTCAGCCAGTAGAATTAGAAGATGGCGGAATAGTAATTCCTTTAGCTCAAGGGCGTAGTTTAGCAGGTAGAATAAAGTTTAAGTTACGTTCTAAATTTAAAGAATGGCGTATTGAGCAAGCTAATGTTTCTAATGCAAAGGTAGCAATTGAGCCTTCAGAAGCTTTGGATTTAACAGCAGGGGATAAGTTAGAGTGGAAACTTGACCCACGAACATTAGATTTAGGGCCGCAAGAAACTAGCAAAAAAGTTTATGTGATAAATCTAGCTAGTGGACGGCAAATTTCAGCCTTAAAGCCTGCCTTTTGGCAATCTTTTTTTGTTGAGCCTGAAATAAAAGTTAAAGCAAAAATTCGCTTTGAAGTAAAAGATCCTCAATTAAAACTTTCTTTTTTTGATGATGCAGAGTTGGCTGAGCGTATCCGAAGAGTAAAAGGACTAGAAAAAATAGAAGATTTTCTGCTACCTCGCTCAATTCCAAGTAGTGCTAGAGAGCTTGCCCTAGAAATTCCTTTGCTAATTAAAGTTCAGCAACCTCCGCGACCTCTTTGGATACTGCTTTTGTTAGGAATAGTTTTTTTAGGTGTAAGCGTAGGGTTAGTTTTACTAGCTACCTCGCAAACGCAATATAAATTAACTGGGCCGGATGGAGAAAAAATATTAAAGCTTCGCTTAATAGCTACAGTACCTTTAACTATTGCTCATGAGCAAGCAGGACAATTAACACATCGTTTTGGAAGTTTTCAAGTAAAAACATTTACTCCCTATTTAGTAGATAATGGGTTGACAGAACAACGACTAAATGACTATAACAATACATTTATACTAACTAACAGCGAAACCAAGCAAATAGCAAATTTCTCTTTAGAATCAATTACAACACAGCAGTCTGATAAAGAAAATGATTTTAATTTGTAA
- a CDS encoding class I SAM-dependent methyltransferase yields MVNNSDLQKIYDSRFAEVEQYRQGVWKILCKEYFQQFIPINSTVLELGAGWGEFINNINAANKMAMDLNPTTKEHLSTRITFFQQDCSEKWQISSSQLDVVFTSNFLEHLASKEKIEQTIEQAYNCLKTKGIIICLGPNIKFVPGAYWDFWDHHVPLTDLSIVELLKLKGFDIELSLAQFLPYSMSTGVKPPLFFISLYLKLPLVWRIFGKQFLVVGRKR; encoded by the coding sequence ATGGTGAACAATAGCGACCTACAGAAAATATATGATAGTAGATTTGCTGAGGTAGAGCAATATCGCCAAGGTGTTTGGAAAATCCTTTGTAAAGAATATTTTCAGCAATTTATTCCAATAAATTCTACAGTGTTGGAACTTGGGGCAGGTTGGGGAGAGTTTATTAATAATATTAACGCTGCTAATAAAATGGCGATGGACTTAAACCCAACCACAAAAGAGCATTTAAGCACAAGAATAACTTTTTTTCAGCAAGATTGTTCAGAAAAATGGCAAATAAGTAGCTCTCAATTAGACGTAGTTTTTACTAGTAATTTTCTGGAGCATCTAGCTAGTAAAGAGAAAATAGAACAAACTATTGAACAAGCTTATAATTGCTTAAAAACAAAAGGGATAATTATTTGTTTAGGCCCAAATATTAAATTTGTTCCTGGAGCTTATTGGGATTTTTGGGATCATCATGTTCCTTTAACAGATTTATCTATAGTAGAGTTGCTTAAATTAAAAGGCTTTGATATAGAATTATCCTTAGCTCAGTTTTTACCTTATTCAATGTCAACAGGGGTAAAACCTCCTTTATTCTTTATTAGTTTATATTTAAAACTGCCTTTGGTTTGGAGGATTTTTGGTAAGCAATTTTTAGTAGTGGGCAGAAAAAGATAA